Proteins from a genomic interval of Phalacrocorax aristotelis chromosome 3, bGulAri2.1, whole genome shotgun sequence:
- the MED23 gene encoding mediator of RNA polymerase II transcription subunit 23 isoform X1 — translation MAIPMVPMETQLQSIFEEVVKTEVIEEAFPGMFMDTPEDERTKLISCLGAFRQFWSSLSQESHEQCVQWIVRFIHSQHSPKRISFLYDCLAMAVETGLLPPRMVCESLINSDTLEWERTQLWALTFKLVRKIIGGVDYKGVRDLLKVILEKILTIPNTVSSAVVQQLLAAREVVAYILERNACLLPAYFAVTEIRKLYPEGKLPHWLLGNLVSDFVDTFRPTARINSICGRCSLLPVVNNSGAMCNSWKLDPTTLRFPLKGLLPYDKDLFEPQTALLRYVLEQPYSRDMVCNMLGLNKQHKQRCPVLEDQLVDLVVYAMERSETEEKFDDGGTSQLLWQHLSSQLIFFVLFQFASFPHMVLSLHQKLAGRGLIKGRDHLMWVLLQFISGSIQKNALADFLPVMKLFDLLYPEKECIPVPDINKPQSTHAFAMTCIWIHLNRKAHSDNSKLQIPIPHSLKLHHEFLQQSLRNKSLQMNDYKIALLCNAYSTNSECFTLPMGVLVETIYGNGNMRISLPGTNCMASGSITPLPMNLLDSLTVHAKMSLIHSIATRVIKLAHAKSSLALAPALVETYSRLLVYMEIESLGIKGFISQLLPTVFKSHAWGILHTLLEMFSYRMHHIQPHYRVQLLSHLHSLAAVPQTNQNQLHLCVESTALRLITALGSSEVQPQFTRFLSDPKTVLSAESEELNRALILTLARATHVTDFFTGSDSIQGTWCKDILQTIMSFTPHNWASHTLSCFPAPLQVFFKQNNVPQESRFNLKKNVEEEYRKWKSMTSENDIISHFSTQGSSPLFLCLLWKMLLDTDHINQIGYRVLERIGARALVAHVRTFADFLVYEFSTSAGGQQLNKCIEILNDMVWKYNIVTLDRLILCLAMRSHEGNEAQVCYFIIQLLLLKPNDFRNRVSDFVKENSPEHWLQNDWHTKHMSYHKKYPEKLYFEGLAEQVNPPVQIQPQYLPIYFGNVCLRFLPVFDIVIHRFLELLPVSKSLETLLDHLGGLYKFHDRPVTYLYNTLHYYEMHLRERTNLKRKLVHAIIGSLKDNRPLGWCLSDTYLKCAMNAREENPWVPDDIYYCKLIGRLVDTMAGKSPGPFPNCDWRFNEFPNPAAHALHVTCVELMALAVPGKDVGNALLNVVLKSQPLVPRENITAWMNAIGLIITALPEPYWIVLHDRIVSVINSPSLTSETEWVGYPFQLFDFTACHQSYSEMSCSYTLALAHAVWHHSSIGQLSLIPKFLTEVLIPIVKTEFQLLYVYHLVGPFLQRFQQERTRCMIEIGVAFYEMLLNADRYSSHLNYIDPICDFLYHMKYMFTGDSVKDQVEKIICNLRPALKLRLRFITHISKMEPAAVPQQQLSNGSPAQQPSQVPVNVALPVTQ, via the exons GAATCCCATGAACAGTGCGTCCAGTGGATTGTAAGATTCATTCATAGTCAACATAGTCCtaaaagaatttcttttctttatgacTGTTTAGCAATGGCAGTAGAAACTGGACTTTTGCCACCCAG GATGGTTTGTGAATCTCTGATAAACTCAGATACACTTGAATGGGAAAGGACGCAACTGTGGGCGTTAACTTTTAAATTGGTCCGGAAGATTATTGGAGGTGTAGACTACAAG GGTGTGCGTGATCTGTTGAAAGTGATCCTGGAGAAAATCTTAACAATTCCAAACACTGTGAGCTCAGCTGTTGTACAGCAGCTTTTAGCAGCAAGAGAG gtGGTAGCCtacattttggaaagaaatgcaTGTTTGTTACCTGCCTACTTTGCAGTtacagaaatcagaaaactaTATCCTGAAGGAAAACTTCCCCATTGG TTACTAGGTAATTTAGTATCGGATTTTGTGGATACCTTCAGACCTACAGCAAGAATAAATTCCATTTGTG GTCGCTGTAGTCTTCTTCCTGTGGTAAATAACTCAGGTGCCATGTGTAACTCATGGAAGCTGGATCCTACAACCCTTCGTTTTCCTTTGAAAGGTCTCTTACCATATGATAAG gatctGTTTGAGCCACAGACTGCTTTGTTGAGATATGTGCTGGAACAACCGTATTCAAGGGATATGGTCTGCAATATGCTAGGTCTGAATAAGCAG CACAAGCAGCGGTGCCCTGTGCTGGAAGACCAGCTGGTGGATCTTGTGGTATATGCCATGGAACGGTCTGAGACTGAAGAGAAGTTTGATGATGGTGGAACCAGTCAGCTTCTGTGGCAGCATCTCTCCAGTCAGCTCATTTTCTTTGTGCTCTTTCAGTTTGCAAGTTTTCCTCATATGGTCCTGTCACTCCATCAAAAG TTGGCAGGCCGTGGTCTTATTAAAGGAAGAGACCATCTGATGTGGGTGCTACTCCAGTTCATCTCTGGCAGCATCCAGAAAAACGCGCTGGCTGACTTCCTCCCGGTTATGAAGCTTTTTGACCTCCTGTATCCTGAGAAAGAA tgTATTCCTGTACCAGATATTAACAAACCCCAGTCAACTCATGCTTTTGCAATGACCTGTATTTGGATTCATCTGAATCGGAAGGCACATAGTGACAACTCTAAGTTACAGATTCCCATTCCTCATTCTCTTAAGCTTCACCATGA GTTTTTGCAACAGagtttaagaaataaaagcttacAGATGAATGACTACAAGATTGCCTTGCTGTGCAATGCTTATTCAACCAATTCAGAGTGTTTCACTTTGCCAATGGGTGTACTAGTAGAGACTATTTATGGAAATGGCAACATGAGGATATCTCTTCCGGGGACTAATTGCATGGCATCAGGGTCTATTACACCGTTGCCAATGAACCTCTTGGACTCACTCACAGTTCATGCCAAAATGAG TCTGATTCATAGCATAGCTACAAGGGTTATTAAGTTGGCTCACGCAAAATCTAGTCTGGCCTTGGCTCCTGCTCTTGTGGAAACCTATAGTCGCCTGCTCGTTTATATGGAAATAGAGTCCTTGGGAATCAAAGGCTTTATca GTCAGCTCCTGCCAACAGTGTTCAAATCTCACGCATGGGGAATTTTGCACACTCTGCTAGAAATGTTTAGCTATCGAATGCAtcacatccagcctcattacAGAGTCCAGCTGCTCAGCCATCTTCATTCCTTGGCTGCTGTGCCACAGACTAATCAGAATCAGCTTCATCTGTG tGTTGAGAGTACTGCTCTAAGGCTAATCACAGCGTTGGGCAGCTCGGAAGTCCAACCACAGTTTACACGATTCCTCAGTGATCCCAAAACAGTTCTTTCAGCAGAATCAGAAGAACTCAACAGGGCTTTGATCTTAACTCTAGCAAGGGCAACACATGTGACAG ACTTTTTCACAGGCTCTGATTCAATTCAGGGAACTTGGTGCAAGGATATTTTGCAGACTATCATGAGTTTTACTCCGCATAACTGGGCATCACATACActaagctgttttccagctcctctgcag GTATTCTTCAAGCAGAATAACGTACCTCAGGAAAGCCGTTTTAATTTGAAGAAGAATGTGGAAGAAGAATACCGAAAGTGGAAGTCTATGACCAGTGAGAATGACATAATCTCACACTTTTCTACGCAAGGTTCATCCCCACTTTTCCTATGTCTCCTATGGAAGATGTTGTTAGATACTGATCACATTAATCAAATTGGCTACAG AGTGTTAGAAAGAATTGGGGCCAGAGCTCTGGTGGCACATGTCAGGACATTTGCAGATTTCTTGGTGTATGAATTCTCTACCTCAGCAGGAGGCCAGCAGCTCAATAAATGTATTGAGATTCTCAATGACATGGTGTGGAAATACAACATTGTAACTCTGGATAGGCTGATACTGTGTTTG GCTATGCGTAGTCATGAAGGAAATGAAGCTCAAGTCTGTTACTTCATAATTCAGTTACTCTTACTGAAGCCTAACGATTTCAGAAACAGAGTGAGTGATTTTGTGAAGGAGAATTCTCCGGAGCACTGGCTGCAGAATGACTGGCATACTAAGCATATGAGTTATCACAAG aaatATCCTGAAAAGTTGTATTTTGAAGGCTTGGCAGAGCAAGTCAATCCCCCAGTTCAGATCCAGCCCCAGTACCTAccaatttattttggaaatgtatGCCTGCGCTTTTTGCCAGTGTTTGACATTGTAATCCATAGATTTCTGGAATTGCTTCCAGTATCCAAATCACTAGAAACTTTATTGGATCATCTGGGAGGTCTATACAAATTCCATG ACCGTCCAGTGACTTACCTGTACAACACTCTTCATTATTATGAGATGCATCTCAGAGAGCGCACAAACCTCAAGAGGAAACTTGTTCATGCCATAATTGGCTCTCTCAAAGATAATCGCCCACTAGGCTGGTGTCTAAGTGATACTTATCTCAAATGTGCTATGAATGCCCGAGAAGAAAACCCATGGGTTCCTGATGACATTTACTACTGCAAACTCATTGGAAGACTAGTAGACA CTATGGCAGGCAAATCACCCGGTCCATTTCCGAATTGTGACTGGAGATTCAATGAGTTTCCTAACCCAGCTGCCCATGCTCTCCACGTTACCTGTGTTGAGCTTATGGCGCTGGCTGTTCCAGGGAAGGATGTGGGCAATGCACTACTGAATGTTGTGCTGAAGAG TCAGCCCCTGGTGCCAAGAGAGAATATCACAGCTTGGATGAATGCAATTGGACTAATTATCACAGCCTTACCA GAGCCGTACTGGATTGTTCTCCATGATCGCATTGTGAGCGTTATCAACAGTCCCAGCTTGACGTCAGAGACAGAGTGGGTTGGTTACCCATTCCAGCTGTTTGACTTCACAGCGTGTCACCAGTCTTATTCTGAGATGAGTTGTAGCTACACTTTGGCTTTAGCACATGCTGTCTGGCATCATTCTAGCATTGGACAGCTTTCTCTCATTCCTAA GTTCCTCACAGAAGTATTGATACCCATAGTGAAAACAGAGTTCCAGTTACTCTACGTTTACCATCTTGTTGGTCCTTTTCTACAACGGTTCCAGCAGGAGCGGACACGATGCATGATAGAG ATTGGAGTGGCGTTTTATGAAATGCTGCTGAATGCGGATCGGTACAGCTCGCACCTGAACTACATAGATCCTATATGTGACTTCTTGTATCATATGAAGTATATGTTTACAGGAGACAGTGTGAAAGACCAA gttgagaaaataatttgtaatttaaGACCAGCTTTGAAACTTCGGTTACGCTTCATAACACACATCAGCAAAATGGAACCAGCTGCTGTTCCACAACAGCAGCTCAGTAATGGGTCACCAGCACAACAGCCCAGCCAAGTGCCTGTCAATGTTGCTTTGCCAGTAACACAGTGA
- the MED23 gene encoding mediator of RNA polymerase II transcription subunit 23 isoform X2: MAIPMVPMETQLQSIFEEVVKTEVIEEAFPGMFMDTPEDERTKLISCLGAFRQFWSSLSQESHEQCVQWIVRFIHSQHSPKRISFLYDCLAMAVETGLLPPRMVCESLINSDTLEWERTQLWALTFKLVRKIIGGVDYKGVRDLLKVILEKILTIPNTVSSAVVQQLLAAREVVAYILERNACLLPAYFAVTEIRKLYPEGKLPHWLLGNLVSDFVDTFRPTARINSICGRCSLLPVVNNSGAMCNSWKLDPTTLRFPLKGLLPYDKDLFEPQTALLRYVLEQPYSRDMVCNMLGLNKQTLNIAQHKQRCPVLEDQLVDLVVYAMERSETEEKFDDGGTSQLLWQHLSSQLIFFVLFQFASFPHMVLSLHQKLAGRGLIKGRDHLMWVLLQFISGSIQKNALADFLPVMKLFDLLYPEKECIPVPDINKPQSTHAFAMTCIWIHLNRKAHSDNSKLQIPIPHSLKLHHEFLQQSLRNKSLQMNDYKIALLCNAYSTNSECFTLPMGVLVETIYGNGNMRISLPGTNCMASGSITPLPMNLLDSLTVHAKMSLIHSIATRVIKLAHAKSSLALAPALVETYSRLLVYMEIESLGIKGFISQLLPTVFKSHAWGILHTLLEMFSYRMHHIQPHYRVQLLSHLHSLAAVPQTNQNQLHLCVESTALRLITALGSSEVQPQFTRFLSDPKTVLSAESEELNRALILTLARATHVTDFFTGSDSIQGTWCKDILQTIMSFTPHNWASHTLSCFPAPLQVFFKQNNVPQESRFNLKKNVEEEYRKWKSMTSENDIISHFSTQGSSPLFLCLLWKMLLDTDHINQIGYRVLERIGARALVAHVRTFADFLVYEFSTSAGGQQLNKCIEILNDMVWKYNIVTLDRLILCLAMRSHEGNEAQVCYFIIQLLLLKPNDFRNRVSDFVKENSPEHWLQNDWHTKHMSYHKKYPEKLYFEGLAEQVNPPVQIQPQYLPIYFGNVCLRFLPVFDIVIHRFLELLPVSKSLETLLDHLGGLYKFHDRPVTYLYNTLHYYEMHLRERTNLKRKLVHAIIGSLKDNRPLGWCLSDTYLKCAMNAREENPWVPDDIYYCKLIGRLVDTMAGKSPGPFPNCDWRFNEFPNPAAHALHVTCVELMALAVPGKDVGNALLNVVLKSQPLVPRENITAWMNAIGLIITALPEPYWIVLHDRIVSVINSPSLTSETEWVGYPFQLFDFTACHQSYSEMSCSYTLALAHAVWHHSSIGQLSLIPKFLTEVLIPIVKTEFQLLYVYHLVGPFLQRFQQERTRCMIEIGVAFYEMLLNADRYSSHLNYIDPICDFLYHMKYMFTGDSVKDQVEKIICNLRPALKLRLRFITHISKMEPAAVPQQQLSNGSPAQQPSQVPVNVALPVTQ, encoded by the exons GAATCCCATGAACAGTGCGTCCAGTGGATTGTAAGATTCATTCATAGTCAACATAGTCCtaaaagaatttcttttctttatgacTGTTTAGCAATGGCAGTAGAAACTGGACTTTTGCCACCCAG GATGGTTTGTGAATCTCTGATAAACTCAGATACACTTGAATGGGAAAGGACGCAACTGTGGGCGTTAACTTTTAAATTGGTCCGGAAGATTATTGGAGGTGTAGACTACAAG GGTGTGCGTGATCTGTTGAAAGTGATCCTGGAGAAAATCTTAACAATTCCAAACACTGTGAGCTCAGCTGTTGTACAGCAGCTTTTAGCAGCAAGAGAG gtGGTAGCCtacattttggaaagaaatgcaTGTTTGTTACCTGCCTACTTTGCAGTtacagaaatcagaaaactaTATCCTGAAGGAAAACTTCCCCATTGG TTACTAGGTAATTTAGTATCGGATTTTGTGGATACCTTCAGACCTACAGCAAGAATAAATTCCATTTGTG GTCGCTGTAGTCTTCTTCCTGTGGTAAATAACTCAGGTGCCATGTGTAACTCATGGAAGCTGGATCCTACAACCCTTCGTTTTCCTTTGAAAGGTCTCTTACCATATGATAAG gatctGTTTGAGCCACAGACTGCTTTGTTGAGATATGTGCTGGAACAACCGTATTCAAGGGATATGGTCTGCAATATGCTAGGTCTGAATAAGCAG ACCTTGAACATTGCTCAG CACAAGCAGCGGTGCCCTGTGCTGGAAGACCAGCTGGTGGATCTTGTGGTATATGCCATGGAACGGTCTGAGACTGAAGAGAAGTTTGATGATGGTGGAACCAGTCAGCTTCTGTGGCAGCATCTCTCCAGTCAGCTCATTTTCTTTGTGCTCTTTCAGTTTGCAAGTTTTCCTCATATGGTCCTGTCACTCCATCAAAAG TTGGCAGGCCGTGGTCTTATTAAAGGAAGAGACCATCTGATGTGGGTGCTACTCCAGTTCATCTCTGGCAGCATCCAGAAAAACGCGCTGGCTGACTTCCTCCCGGTTATGAAGCTTTTTGACCTCCTGTATCCTGAGAAAGAA tgTATTCCTGTACCAGATATTAACAAACCCCAGTCAACTCATGCTTTTGCAATGACCTGTATTTGGATTCATCTGAATCGGAAGGCACATAGTGACAACTCTAAGTTACAGATTCCCATTCCTCATTCTCTTAAGCTTCACCATGA GTTTTTGCAACAGagtttaagaaataaaagcttacAGATGAATGACTACAAGATTGCCTTGCTGTGCAATGCTTATTCAACCAATTCAGAGTGTTTCACTTTGCCAATGGGTGTACTAGTAGAGACTATTTATGGAAATGGCAACATGAGGATATCTCTTCCGGGGACTAATTGCATGGCATCAGGGTCTATTACACCGTTGCCAATGAACCTCTTGGACTCACTCACAGTTCATGCCAAAATGAG TCTGATTCATAGCATAGCTACAAGGGTTATTAAGTTGGCTCACGCAAAATCTAGTCTGGCCTTGGCTCCTGCTCTTGTGGAAACCTATAGTCGCCTGCTCGTTTATATGGAAATAGAGTCCTTGGGAATCAAAGGCTTTATca GTCAGCTCCTGCCAACAGTGTTCAAATCTCACGCATGGGGAATTTTGCACACTCTGCTAGAAATGTTTAGCTATCGAATGCAtcacatccagcctcattacAGAGTCCAGCTGCTCAGCCATCTTCATTCCTTGGCTGCTGTGCCACAGACTAATCAGAATCAGCTTCATCTGTG tGTTGAGAGTACTGCTCTAAGGCTAATCACAGCGTTGGGCAGCTCGGAAGTCCAACCACAGTTTACACGATTCCTCAGTGATCCCAAAACAGTTCTTTCAGCAGAATCAGAAGAACTCAACAGGGCTTTGATCTTAACTCTAGCAAGGGCAACACATGTGACAG ACTTTTTCACAGGCTCTGATTCAATTCAGGGAACTTGGTGCAAGGATATTTTGCAGACTATCATGAGTTTTACTCCGCATAACTGGGCATCACATACActaagctgttttccagctcctctgcag GTATTCTTCAAGCAGAATAACGTACCTCAGGAAAGCCGTTTTAATTTGAAGAAGAATGTGGAAGAAGAATACCGAAAGTGGAAGTCTATGACCAGTGAGAATGACATAATCTCACACTTTTCTACGCAAGGTTCATCCCCACTTTTCCTATGTCTCCTATGGAAGATGTTGTTAGATACTGATCACATTAATCAAATTGGCTACAG AGTGTTAGAAAGAATTGGGGCCAGAGCTCTGGTGGCACATGTCAGGACATTTGCAGATTTCTTGGTGTATGAATTCTCTACCTCAGCAGGAGGCCAGCAGCTCAATAAATGTATTGAGATTCTCAATGACATGGTGTGGAAATACAACATTGTAACTCTGGATAGGCTGATACTGTGTTTG GCTATGCGTAGTCATGAAGGAAATGAAGCTCAAGTCTGTTACTTCATAATTCAGTTACTCTTACTGAAGCCTAACGATTTCAGAAACAGAGTGAGTGATTTTGTGAAGGAGAATTCTCCGGAGCACTGGCTGCAGAATGACTGGCATACTAAGCATATGAGTTATCACAAG aaatATCCTGAAAAGTTGTATTTTGAAGGCTTGGCAGAGCAAGTCAATCCCCCAGTTCAGATCCAGCCCCAGTACCTAccaatttattttggaaatgtatGCCTGCGCTTTTTGCCAGTGTTTGACATTGTAATCCATAGATTTCTGGAATTGCTTCCAGTATCCAAATCACTAGAAACTTTATTGGATCATCTGGGAGGTCTATACAAATTCCATG ACCGTCCAGTGACTTACCTGTACAACACTCTTCATTATTATGAGATGCATCTCAGAGAGCGCACAAACCTCAAGAGGAAACTTGTTCATGCCATAATTGGCTCTCTCAAAGATAATCGCCCACTAGGCTGGTGTCTAAGTGATACTTATCTCAAATGTGCTATGAATGCCCGAGAAGAAAACCCATGGGTTCCTGATGACATTTACTACTGCAAACTCATTGGAAGACTAGTAGACA CTATGGCAGGCAAATCACCCGGTCCATTTCCGAATTGTGACTGGAGATTCAATGAGTTTCCTAACCCAGCTGCCCATGCTCTCCACGTTACCTGTGTTGAGCTTATGGCGCTGGCTGTTCCAGGGAAGGATGTGGGCAATGCACTACTGAATGTTGTGCTGAAGAG TCAGCCCCTGGTGCCAAGAGAGAATATCACAGCTTGGATGAATGCAATTGGACTAATTATCACAGCCTTACCA GAGCCGTACTGGATTGTTCTCCATGATCGCATTGTGAGCGTTATCAACAGTCCCAGCTTGACGTCAGAGACAGAGTGGGTTGGTTACCCATTCCAGCTGTTTGACTTCACAGCGTGTCACCAGTCTTATTCTGAGATGAGTTGTAGCTACACTTTGGCTTTAGCACATGCTGTCTGGCATCATTCTAGCATTGGACAGCTTTCTCTCATTCCTAA GTTCCTCACAGAAGTATTGATACCCATAGTGAAAACAGAGTTCCAGTTACTCTACGTTTACCATCTTGTTGGTCCTTTTCTACAACGGTTCCAGCAGGAGCGGACACGATGCATGATAGAG ATTGGAGTGGCGTTTTATGAAATGCTGCTGAATGCGGATCGGTACAGCTCGCACCTGAACTACATAGATCCTATATGTGACTTCTTGTATCATATGAAGTATATGTTTACAGGAGACAGTGTGAAAGACCAA gttgagaaaataatttgtaatttaaGACCAGCTTTGAAACTTCGGTTACGCTTCATAACACACATCAGCAAAATGGAACCAGCTGCTGTTCCACAACAGCAGCTCAGTAATGGGTCACCAGCACAACAGCCCAGCCAAGTGCCTGTCAATGTTGCTTTGCCAGTAACACAGTGA